From one Thermatribacter velox genomic stretch:
- a CDS encoding M14 family zinc carboxypeptidase, producing MNGRVIADCPDQELISYSSALEYLNWLDFEYPQLLEKIQQRLNELEWPSNLVVRISFVEEVNGPFVTPLGNRIPVLEIGNPSPGSKRLVFEATCHGGERLHSATLLAAFFSLVQNAWRLQALLESSFIGFLPIVDPDGWVKETRAYVDRSGEEIHNPVVVNLRHIRNMFGWEDANAAFGRKLESIRSRRAKAVQQYVLKRFNPLRVFSSLHETVMLGSELFYKNAGVMILLHDYFTQEEKDLLARLRYPLGMFQRSELFLRKRFSFRFPKYREEFLSHHPFFAKALSIRNFIKKQGLTIFQDKFEAALKELPFYVERDLPLAEGIYLPGPFFWKTGITLAPDFFQKMTGCCGRTIETFTQSRETRLMQGLAFVDATLRVEVRGEHF from the coding sequence TTGAACGGCAGGGTAATTGCTGATTGTCCTGACCAGGAGTTGATCAGTTACAGTTCCGCTCTGGAATATTTAAACTGGTTGGATTTTGAATATCCTCAGCTTCTTGAGAAAATTCAGCAAAGACTGAATGAGCTCGAGTGGCCTTCTAATTTGGTCGTTAGGATATCGTTTGTCGAAGAAGTTAATGGACCGTTTGTGACTCCTCTGGGTAACAGAATACCGGTTCTGGAAATTGGCAATCCTTCTCCTGGGAGCAAGCGCCTGGTATTCGAAGCAACCTGCCACGGTGGAGAGAGGCTCCACTCGGCCACTCTTTTGGCTGCCTTCTTTTCGCTGGTGCAAAATGCTTGGAGGCTGCAAGCGCTTTTAGAATCGAGTTTCATTGGTTTTTTACCAATTGTTGATCCTGATGGCTGGGTTAAAGAGACTCGTGCCTATGTCGACAGAAGTGGAGAGGAGATTCATAACCCGGTAGTTGTAAATTTGAGGCATATCAGAAACATGTTTGGGTGGGAAGATGCTAATGCGGCTTTTGGAAGAAAACTGGAATCCATTCGCAGTCGTCGAGCTAAGGCAGTTCAGCAATATGTTTTAAAAAGATTCAATCCTCTTCGGGTTTTTTCGAGCCTTCACGAAACGGTAATGCTGGGAAGTGAGTTGTTTTACAAGAATGCTGGAGTTATGATTTTGCTTCACGATTATTTTACTCAGGAAGAAAAGGATTTGCTTGCCCGATTGCGTTATCCTCTGGGTATGTTTCAGAGAAGCGAGCTCTTTCTGAGAAAGAGATTCAGCTTTCGTTTTCCAAAGTATCGGGAGGAGTTTTTGTCTCACCATCCATTTTTCGCAAAAGCTCTTTCCATCAGGAATTTTATTAAAAAGCAGGGGTTGACCATTTTCCAGGATAAATTTGAAGCAGCCTTGAAAGAATTACCCTTCTATGTGGAGAGGGATTTGCCTCTTGCTGAAGGCATTTATCTGCCTGGGCCCTTCTTCTGGAAAACTGGCATCACACTTGCCCCAGACTTTTTTCAAAAAATGACTGGATGTTGTGGAAGAACCATTGAGACTTTTACCCAGTCCCGTGAAACTCGATTAATGCAGGGATTGGCTTTTGTCGATGCTACTCTCAGGGTAGAAGTAAGAGGTGAGCACTTTTAA
- a CDS encoding HD-GYP domain-containing protein, producing MLKIHVSRLRPGMVTAYPILHENGVILVKEDIVLTEKLINKLKELNFDYIYIKDERFKNVDPEEILSQETKRKVLQTVHETFYKVIKGKEKSIQPLKEAVNSIIEEVLSSRKSVISLVQLRKHDDSVFAHSVNVATLSAFIGKFFKLPAETLHTLALGSLMHDLGKIKVPLEILNKPGKLDAEDWEIIKQHPGWAAELMLERIPENATAIKIALQHHERMNGSGYPYGLAGEEIHLLSRICACADVYDALTVDRPYRKRFSYSEALEYLMGNAGRLFDLQVVTTMVRHIAPYPVGETVKLSTGEIAVVIKLNEGLPIRPVVRVIKDREGRELETPKDLDLMSELTVSIVESVEASSKATLDETRLWEEAITHDPSQG from the coding sequence ATGCTTAAAATACACGTCAGCAGGCTTCGACCCGGGATGGTCACCGCCTACCCCATTCTCCACGAAAACGGTGTGATACTGGTCAAAGAGGATATCGTACTCACTGAGAAGTTAATCAACAAACTTAAAGAACTGAACTTTGATTACATATATATAAAGGATGAACGGTTTAAAAATGTAGATCCCGAGGAAATACTATCTCAAGAAACCAAGCGAAAAGTTTTGCAAACAGTACACGAAACCTTTTATAAAGTTATTAAGGGTAAAGAAAAATCCATCCAGCCCTTGAAGGAAGCTGTCAATTCGATAATAGAAGAGGTTCTCAGCTCCAGAAAATCAGTCATCAGCCTGGTGCAATTGCGCAAACACGATGATTCAGTCTTTGCTCACTCTGTAAATGTGGCCACTCTTTCGGCCTTCATAGGTAAATTTTTTAAGCTACCCGCTGAAACCCTGCATACCTTGGCACTGGGTAGCCTGATGCACGACTTGGGTAAAATCAAAGTGCCTCTCGAAATCCTTAACAAACCGGGGAAACTGGATGCCGAAGATTGGGAAATAATTAAGCAACATCCAGGTTGGGCAGCCGAACTCATGCTGGAGAGAATCCCAGAAAACGCCACAGCTATAAAAATTGCCCTTCAGCATCACGAGAGAATGAACGGGAGTGGTTATCCTTACGGACTTGCGGGAGAAGAAATTCATCTCCTTTCCCGAATTTGTGCCTGTGCAGACGTGTACGATGCACTCACCGTTGACCGGCCTTACCGTAAACGTTTCTCCTATTCAGAGGCTCTGGAATACCTAATGGGCAACGCAGGTAGGCTGTTTGACCTTCAGGTAGTCACCACCATGGTAAGGCATATAGCTCCTTATCCGGTGGGAGAAACGGTGAAGCTTTCCACTGGAGAGATTGCTGTGGTAATCAAGCTGAACGAAGGCCTTCCCATTCGCCCAGTGGTGAGAGTAATCAAAGATCGAGAGGGGAGAGAGCTGGAAACACCTAAAGACCTGGACCTGATGAGTGAGCTCACGGTTTCGATTGTGGAATCTGTAGAAGCGAGCTCAAAAGCCACCCTCGACGAAACCAGACTCTGGGAGGAAGCAATCACTCATGATCCGAGTCAGGGTTGA
- a CDS encoding HD-GYP domain-containing protein: MIRVRVEDLRPGMKIAYPVFREDGSILLNKGVVLTENYIRRLFELGFESVFIEHELFEDIKVEEPVTLETKRKVQRILHESVKKLQRGELNSYQKIQSVIQELIEEVLDYPGVIFYLVQLGSKSDALFVHSVNVTVISLMIGKFQNLSHLQLKKLALGTLLHDVGKIRFPPEIFYKEGPLSEEERKIIRMHPVWSREIIQKHAEYDFLASVIALQHHERMNGSGYPYGLAGEEIHLLSRICACADVYDALTVDRPYRKRFSYSEALEYLMGNAGRLFDLQVVTTMVRHIAPYPVGETVKLSTGEIAVVIKLNEGLPIRPVVRVIKDREGRELETPKDLDLMSELTVSIVDRPEEPPPPSSNMEEEIYLQEDFFD, from the coding sequence ATGATCCGAGTCAGGGTTGAAGACTTGCGCCCCGGCATGAAAATAGCCTATCCAGTATTTCGTGAAGACGGCTCCATTCTCCTTAACAAAGGCGTGGTACTTACCGAAAACTACATTCGAAGACTCTTTGAGCTGGGATTTGAGTCCGTGTTTATTGAGCATGAACTTTTTGAAGACATTAAAGTGGAGGAACCTGTTACTCTGGAAACCAAAAGAAAGGTACAAAGGATTCTTCACGAATCTGTGAAAAAGCTCCAGAGAGGAGAATTAAACAGCTATCAGAAAATTCAAAGTGTAATCCAGGAACTCATAGAAGAAGTACTTGACTATCCAGGAGTCATCTTCTACCTGGTGCAGTTGGGAAGCAAAAGTGACGCGCTATTCGTCCACTCAGTAAACGTGACAGTGATCAGCCTGATGATTGGAAAATTCCAGAATTTGAGTCACCTTCAACTCAAAAAGCTCGCTCTGGGAACCCTCCTACATGATGTGGGGAAAATCCGCTTCCCACCCGAAATCTTCTATAAAGAGGGTCCTTTAAGCGAAGAAGAACGCAAGATTATTCGCATGCACCCCGTGTGGAGCAGAGAAATTATTCAAAAGCACGCAGAGTATGACTTTTTGGCCTCGGTTATTGCTCTTCAGCATCACGAGAGAATGAACGGGAGTGGTTATCCTTACGGACTTGCGGGAGAAGAAATTCATCTCCTTTCCCGAATTTGTGCCTGTGCAGACGTGTACGATGCACTCACCGTTGACCGGCCTTACCGTAAACGTTTCTCCTATTCAGAGGCTCTGGAATACCTAATGGGCAACGCGGGTAGGCTGTTTGACCTTCAGGTAGTCACCACCATGGTAAGGCATATAGCTCCTTATCCGGTGGGAGAAACGGTGAAGCTTTCCACTGGAGAGATTGCTGTGGTAATCAAGCTGAATGAAGGCCTTCCCATTCGCCCAGTGGTGAGAGTAATCAAAGATCGAGAGGGGAGAGAGCTGGAAACACCTAAAGACCTGGACCTGATGAGTGAGCTCACGGTTTCGATTGTGGATCGACCTGAAGAGCCTCCACCTCCTTCCTCGAACATGGAAGAAGAAATTTACTTACAAGAAGACTTTTTTGATTGA
- a CDS encoding radical SAM protein has product MLLIRPFDPWKGELCTCPTKFTLNPYTGCEHACLYCYITSFIPQAFRVREKKDLLRRVYRDLQSFPRGSYLTLSNSSDPYPSLERDLKLTRQILSWCSELGVPVLILTKSSLVCRDADVLSAMRSAVSITITTPCEEVARKLEPGAPSPRERKEAIVKLARYGIPVVLRLDPVIPGINDNPEQWKQLIEEVSPFVVQVVSSTYKLRPDSWKRIVQVFDSAKRYRDDYCEKHGNSLYLRREIREHIMGALRELVKSYGLPFSSCREGFVTWNDLICDGSCFLNVRSQSKKSSCK; this is encoded by the coding sequence TTGCTGCTAATAAGACCTTTTGACCCCTGGAAAGGAGAGCTCTGCACCTGCCCTACCAAGTTTACCCTTAACCCCTATACGGGCTGTGAACATGCCTGCCTTTACTGCTATATAACCTCTTTTATACCGCAAGCTTTCCGGGTTAGAGAAAAGAAAGACCTTCTCAGGCGGGTGTATCGGGATTTACAAAGTTTTCCGAGGGGGAGCTACCTTACGTTGAGCAATTCTTCTGATCCTTACCCTTCCCTGGAAAGAGACCTCAAACTTACCCGGCAGATACTAAGCTGGTGTTCAGAGTTAGGGGTTCCGGTGCTTATACTCACCAAATCTTCTTTGGTTTGTAGAGATGCTGATGTGTTGTCTGCTATGCGTTCGGCGGTAAGTATAACCATAACGACACCCTGTGAAGAGGTGGCTCGTAAACTCGAACCTGGTGCGCCCTCGCCCCGGGAACGCAAGGAAGCGATTGTTAAGCTTGCCAGGTATGGCATTCCGGTTGTCTTACGCTTAGACCCTGTCATACCCGGAATTAACGATAATCCCGAGCAATGGAAACAGCTTATTGAAGAAGTCTCACCTTTCGTCGTGCAAGTGGTTTCTTCTACTTACAAGCTACGTCCTGATTCCTGGAAAAGGATCGTGCAGGTTTTTGATTCGGCAAAGCGCTACAGGGACGATTACTGTGAAAAACATGGTAACAGTTTGTATCTCCGCAGAGAGATTCGTGAACATATAATGGGTGCTCTCCGAGAGCTGGTTAAAAGCTACGGTTTGCCATTTTCGAGTTGTCGTGAGGGATTTGTAACCTGGAATGACCTAATTTGCGATGGCAGTTGTTTTCTAAACGTCCGGAGTCAATCAAAAAAGTCTTCTTGTAAGTAA
- a CDS encoding flavin reductase family protein encodes MWKKANWTEVACRIPALIEKVGGIFLITGKEGQSNIMTIGWAQTGRVWGRPMATVLVRPSRFTFEKLKEHPFFVIALPTEDMYSAIQLCGSVSGREGNKFQKAGLSTRHHQDFPVPSIEECVGALFCQVIQETKVDPATFPQHIIQEYYPQGDFHHIYFGEIIKAELKT; translated from the coding sequence TTGTGGAAAAAGGCTAACTGGACCGAAGTTGCTTGTCGTATTCCAGCTTTAATAGAGAAAGTAGGGGGCATATTTCTAATTACGGGGAAGGAAGGGCAGAGTAACATTATGACTATAGGTTGGGCACAAACTGGGAGAGTGTGGGGAAGACCCATGGCTACTGTGCTGGTGCGCCCTTCACGATTCACCTTTGAAAAGCTGAAAGAACACCCTTTCTTCGTCATTGCACTTCCCACTGAAGACATGTACAGCGCTATTCAACTTTGTGGCAGCGTTTCTGGTCGAGAGGGAAACAAATTCCAAAAAGCAGGACTCAGCACTCGTCATCACCAAGATTTTCCAGTACCTTCTATTGAAGAATGTGTAGGGGCATTGTTTTGCCAGGTAATCCAGGAAACAAAAGTAGATCCTGCTACCTTTCCCCAGCACATAATCCAGGAATACTACCCTCAGGGCGATTTTCACCACATCTATTTTGGAGAAATCATCAAAGCTGAACTCAAAACTTAA
- a CDS encoding slipin family protein → MIFLAFIVLIVIIFLSAAIKVVREYERGVIFRLGRLVGAKGPGIFFIIPLIDQLVKVDLRVMTMDVPKQELITRDNVPVTVDAVVYFRVMNAEDAVTQVENYVMATSLISQTTLRSIVGQSELDELLTHRDKINEALQKIIDEKTDPWGIKVSAVEIKEVVLPEELKRAMARQAETERERRAKIINAEGEYQASTKLAEAAKIISQNPIAIQLRYLQTLSDIAAENATTVVFPLPMEIVRAFSVLAGDSEKKD, encoded by the coding sequence ATGATTTTTCTGGCATTCATTGTGTTGATTGTGATTATTTTTCTTTCCGCTGCTATCAAGGTGGTTAGAGAATATGAGCGAGGAGTCATATTCAGGTTAGGACGCCTGGTGGGAGCAAAAGGTCCGGGAATCTTTTTCATCATCCCGTTAATTGACCAGCTGGTGAAAGTTGATTTGCGAGTGATGACCATGGATGTTCCCAAGCAGGAGCTGATTACTCGGGACAACGTCCCGGTTACCGTGGACGCAGTGGTCTATTTTCGAGTCATGAATGCTGAAGACGCGGTTACTCAGGTGGAAAATTATGTTATGGCGACCTCTCTGATTTCTCAAACTACTTTAAGAAGTATTGTGGGGCAGTCAGAGCTTGATGAGCTCCTTACTCACCGTGATAAGATTAATGAGGCGTTACAAAAAATAATTGATGAGAAAACTGACCCCTGGGGAATAAAGGTTTCAGCTGTTGAAATCAAGGAAGTGGTACTTCCTGAAGAGTTAAAAAGAGCTATGGCTCGCCAAGCGGAAACGGAACGAGAACGCAGAGCGAAAATTATCAATGCCGAGGGAGAATACCAAGCATCAACAAAGCTGGCTGAGGCAGCCAAGATTATCTCTCAGAATCCTATTGCTATTCAGTTGCGCTATCTTCAGACACTTAGTGACATTGCTGCCGAAAACGCGACCACAGTTGTATTTCCTCTGCCTATGGAGATAGTCAGAGCTTTTAGTGTCCTGGCAGGAGATAGCGAGAAAAAAGATTAA
- a CDS encoding nodulation protein NfeD, which translates to MLGLILCYGVAWPQGSLVLVGEISGVINPVLADYLEKLLQDALQSEAKLVVLLIDTPGGLEESMRKMVKSILNSPVPVAAYVYPRGARAASAGTFLVLAAHYAFMSENTTLGAAHPVTVEGEAVGEKIVNDTAAFIKTLAETRGRNPEVAEKMVRESLSLGEKEALSSGLIDGIAVSLEEVVEKVLSTLKEVKIVRVPLSGRERILHALLNPSLAYLLLVLGALGLIFELSNPGAIVPGVFGSICLLLAFYAFSVLPVNVAGVIFILLGFAFLALDLWVTPGIGALTVGGAISLFLGSLTLFDVRKVGIRLPLELIIFTVLGILAFFVFALSMALVAMRRKVRTGEEALKGKEGVARQVLNPEGFVIVDGELWWAESPEPVAPGEKVMVVGKKGNRLLVNKKREDEGK; encoded by the coding sequence TTGCTTGGGTTGATTTTATGTTACGGTGTTGCCTGGCCTCAGGGTAGTTTGGTTCTGGTCGGTGAAATATCAGGGGTTATCAACCCTGTCTTGGCTGATTATCTGGAGAAACTTTTACAAGACGCCCTGCAATCTGAAGCCAAACTGGTGGTCTTGCTTATTGACACACCAGGAGGGCTTGAGGAATCAATGCGGAAGATGGTTAAGAGTATTCTGAATTCCCCTGTTCCAGTTGCGGCCTATGTTTATCCTCGGGGAGCCAGAGCTGCTTCGGCGGGTACGTTTTTGGTTTTAGCTGCTCACTATGCTTTTATGAGTGAAAACACCACTCTGGGGGCGGCACATCCGGTTACCGTGGAGGGGGAAGCAGTAGGCGAAAAAATAGTGAATGACACAGCAGCTTTTATAAAAACGCTTGCAGAAACCCGAGGACGCAATCCTGAAGTTGCCGAGAAAATGGTGAGAGAAAGCCTCTCTCTTGGAGAGAAAGAGGCATTATCTTCTGGTCTTATAGATGGCATTGCTGTTTCTTTGGAAGAAGTCGTGGAAAAGGTACTTTCTACTTTGAAAGAGGTAAAAATTGTTAGAGTGCCCCTGAGTGGAAGAGAAAGAATTTTACACGCACTTTTGAATCCCAGTCTTGCTTACCTCCTTCTTGTCTTGGGAGCTCTGGGCTTAATTTTTGAGCTCTCTAATCCTGGGGCAATTGTTCCCGGAGTTTTTGGCAGCATATGCCTTTTGCTGGCTTTTTACGCTTTTTCCGTACTTCCGGTCAATGTTGCTGGTGTAATCTTTATTTTGCTGGGATTTGCCTTTCTGGCTCTGGACCTCTGGGTTACCCCGGGCATTGGAGCATTGACCGTTGGTGGAGCTATTTCTCTTTTTCTGGGTTCACTAACACTTTTCGACGTCAGGAAAGTAGGGATCAGGTTGCCTCTGGAGTTAATAATATTTACGGTTTTGGGGATTTTGGCTTTCTTCGTTTTTGCGCTTTCCATGGCCCTGGTTGCAATGCGCAGAAAAGTCAGGACGGGAGAAGAAGCACTGAAAGGTAAGGAGGGAGTTGCCAGACAGGTGTTGAATCCCGAAGGCTTTGTTATTGTTGATGGGGAATTGTGGTGGGCAGAGTCTCCAGAGCCTGTAGCTCCTGGAGAAAAGGTAATGGTAGTTGGCAAGAAAGGGAATAGACTTCTGGTAAATAAAAAAAGGGAGGATGAGGGAAAATGA
- a CDS encoding radical SAM protein has protein sequence MKILLVAPGPNEHKKVKLVPFPQASLPLLAALTPPQHEVVIVDERAEYVPFEEQFDLVGITAMTATSQRAYQIADRFREKGTKVVLGGMHPSACPEEALQHADAVVIGEAEGLWEQLLEDLEKGELKKTYTREDFPAIYRLPPSRLDLLKCRYLLKYVFQTTRGCPHGCSFCSVSRFMGRKYRHRDIDNVIEEVSLYQDKTRIIGFLDDNIVSNPRYSKELFRALIPLKKKWVSQGTLNIADDDELISLAQKSGCIALFVGIESVNEEILKNAHKSFNKVKNYKRLIEKFHQHGIMIIGSFVFGFDEDDTSVFQKTLEFIEDAKIDFAQFSILTPLPGTEIFYQLKNENRIFTYDWSKYDFAHVVYQPARMTAEELQKGYNEVFRKFYSWPLAWKRVLRNWKYLHYFIPATLYYNWVSRHPKELPNSIPEAT, from the coding sequence ATGAAAATACTTCTTGTTGCACCAGGACCTAACGAACATAAAAAAGTTAAGTTAGTTCCCTTCCCTCAAGCAAGTCTTCCCCTACTAGCAGCTCTAACTCCGCCCCAACATGAAGTGGTAATTGTTGATGAACGAGCTGAATATGTGCCTTTTGAAGAACAGTTTGACCTTGTAGGTATTACCGCCATGACCGCCACTTCACAAAGGGCGTATCAAATAGCTGACCGCTTCAGGGAAAAGGGCACGAAAGTGGTGCTTGGAGGTATGCACCCCAGTGCCTGTCCGGAAGAAGCCTTACAGCACGCAGATGCCGTAGTAATCGGTGAAGCCGAGGGCTTATGGGAACAGCTCCTTGAAGACCTGGAAAAGGGAGAACTTAAAAAGACATACACCAGAGAGGACTTTCCAGCTATCTATCGACTTCCTCCTTCCCGACTGGACCTTTTGAAATGTCGGTATCTTCTCAAGTACGTCTTCCAAACTACTCGTGGCTGCCCTCATGGCTGCAGCTTTTGCTCGGTATCTCGCTTCATGGGGAGAAAATATCGCCACCGGGACATAGATAACGTTATCGAAGAGGTCAGCTTATATCAGGATAAAACACGTATAATCGGTTTCCTCGATGACAATATTGTAAGCAATCCTCGTTATTCCAAAGAACTTTTCAGAGCACTTATTCCGCTTAAGAAAAAGTGGGTCAGCCAGGGGACTCTCAACATCGCCGACGATGACGAACTCATCAGTCTCGCCCAGAAAAGCGGATGTATCGCTCTTTTTGTAGGTATCGAATCTGTCAATGAAGAGATCCTGAAGAATGCTCATAAAAGTTTCAACAAAGTTAAGAATTATAAAAGATTAATCGAGAAATTTCACCAACACGGCATCATGATAATTGGTTCCTTTGTCTTTGGGTTTGACGAAGATGACACTTCTGTTTTCCAGAAAACTCTGGAATTCATTGAAGATGCGAAAATCGACTTTGCTCAATTTTCAATTCTTACTCCTTTACCGGGTACTGAAATTTTCTACCAGCTCAAAAACGAGAACCGCATTTTTACCTACGACTGGTCCAAGTATGATTTCGCACATGTAGTATACCAGCCCGCCAGAATGACGGCCGAAGAACTTCAGAAAGGGTACAACGAAGTGTTTAGAAAATTTTACTCCTGGCCTTTAGCCTGGAAAAGGGTACTGCGCAACTGGAAATATCTGCACTATTTTATACCCGCTACACTTTATTACAACTGGGTTTCCAGGCATCCCAAAGAACTTCCAAATTCGATACCTGAAGCTACTTGA
- the carA gene encoding glutamine-hydrolyzing carbamoyl-phosphate synthase small subunit: MKALLALEDGRIFRGYAFGALKEAGGEVVFNTSMTGYQEILTDPSYKGQIVTLTYPLIGNYGVNSSDVESARPQVEGLIVREKSSIFSNWRAEKSLEVYLEEHGILGIERIDTRALTKHIREKGAMRGFIALGDNLDVEALVAKARSLPEMSGQDLVKVVTTSKPYLWQEKGTFKVAVIDCGVKFNILRELAKRGCRVEVYPAFSTAKEILATKPDGILFSNGPGDPAALPYLVECAQQLIGKVPIFGICLGHQILSLALGGNTFKLKFGHHGGNHPVKDLFTERVTVTAQNHGFAVDPTSLPREDVEITHLNLNDHTLEGIRHKKLPLFSVQFHPEAGPGPHDTTYLFDNFVSLMEESHA; the protein is encoded by the coding sequence GTGAAAGCCTTATTGGCTCTCGAAGACGGAAGAATCTTTCGGGGTTACGCTTTTGGCGCCCTGAAAGAGGCAGGCGGAGAGGTAGTCTTCAATACCAGCATGACTGGCTACCAAGAAATACTCACTGACCCTTCATACAAGGGGCAAATTGTAACTCTCACCTATCCACTTATAGGTAACTACGGAGTAAATTCCAGCGATGTGGAGTCGGCCCGACCCCAGGTAGAAGGTCTTATCGTAAGAGAAAAAAGCTCGATTTTCAGCAACTGGCGAGCCGAGAAAAGCCTTGAAGTTTATCTCGAGGAACACGGAATACTGGGTATAGAAAGAATAGATACCAGAGCGCTCACCAAACATATACGAGAAAAGGGAGCTATGCGCGGATTTATCGCACTGGGAGATAACCTCGATGTGGAAGCACTGGTTGCCAAAGCCCGCTCTCTACCTGAAATGAGTGGTCAGGATCTCGTAAAGGTAGTTACTACCAGTAAGCCTTATCTTTGGCAGGAGAAGGGCACTTTCAAAGTAGCAGTTATCGATTGTGGGGTCAAATTCAACATCCTGAGAGAACTTGCTAAAAGGGGTTGCAGGGTGGAAGTATATCCTGCTTTCAGCACAGCCAAAGAAATTCTGGCCACAAAACCTGATGGGATTCTTTTTTCAAATGGACCCGGTGACCCAGCAGCTCTACCATACCTTGTGGAATGTGCGCAACAGTTAATTGGCAAGGTACCCATTTTCGGAATATGCTTGGGACATCAAATACTTTCTCTTGCCCTTGGCGGAAATACTTTCAAATTAAAGTTTGGACATCATGGAGGAAACCACCCCGTCAAAGACCTGTTCACCGAACGAGTTACCGTTACCGCTCAGAACCACGGTTTCGCAGTAGACCCTACTTCACTACCTCGCGAAGATGTAGAAATCACGCACCTTAACCTCAACGACCACACCCTGGAGGGCATAAGACATAAAAAACTTCCTCTGTTCAGTGTTCAGTTCCATCCTGAAGCCGGCCCTGGGCCTCACGACACCACATACCTTTTCGACAACTTTGTGAGCCTTATGGAGGAAAGCCATGCCTAA